A window of Sulfurirhabdus autotrophica contains these coding sequences:
- a CDS encoding TIGR03088 family PEP-CTERM/XrtA system glycosyltransferase produces MGKNPPLIAHVVHHFRVGGMENGMINLINHMPKDRFRHVVICLDDYTDFRERILRKDVEFYALAKPAGRDVTWYFRLWRLLRKLSPAIVHTRNLSAIEGQFVAFAAGIRARIHGEHGRDVFDLHGENRKYNLLRKLARPFVGHYIAVSRDLEQWLIQTVGVKPQRVSQIYNGVDSTFFRPRDEKQAIGPADFAPENALVIGSVGRMAEVKDYPNLVRAFIRMLEIEPTARQRARLVIIGEGVSREICMRLLKQACAEDLAWLPGESSDVAPILRNMDLFVLPSLGEGISNTILEAMSSGLPIIATRVGGNPELVEEGQTGAFIPVSDPESLAQTLLTYYYNDSMLKTHGQASRKRIESQFSIPAMVQGYLAVYEQIYKPATV; encoded by the coding sequence ATGGGGAAAAATCCGCCACTTATCGCCCATGTTGTCCATCACTTCCGTGTTGGCGGCATGGAAAACGGCATGATCAACCTGATCAATCACATGCCCAAGGATCGTTTCCGCCATGTGGTTATCTGTCTCGATGACTATACTGATTTCAGGGAACGCATCCTGCGAAAAGACGTGGAATTTTATGCGCTGGCAAAGCCAGCGGGCAGAGATGTAACATGGTATTTCCGTTTGTGGCGTTTATTGCGAAAACTTTCTCCGGCCATAGTTCATACGCGAAACCTGTCAGCCATTGAAGGGCAGTTTGTTGCTTTTGCTGCGGGTATCCGCGCGCGAATTCATGGGGAACATGGACGGGATGTTTTCGATTTGCACGGTGAAAATCGAAAATATAACTTACTGCGCAAACTGGCACGCCCCTTTGTAGGCCACTATATTGCCGTTAGCCGGGATCTTGAGCAATGGTTGATCCAGACTGTGGGCGTCAAACCGCAGCGCGTGAGCCAAATATATAATGGTGTTGATAGCACGTTCTTCCGCCCGCGTGATGAGAAACAAGCTATCGGCCCTGCTGATTTCGCGCCTGAAAACGCACTCGTCATAGGCAGTGTCGGCAGAATGGCGGAAGTAAAAGATTACCCCAATCTGGTGCGTGCATTCATCAGAATGCTGGAAATTGAACCGACAGCACGCCAACGGGCAAGATTAGTGATCATAGGGGAGGGCGTCTCGCGGGAAATCTGTATGCGCTTACTGAAACAAGCCTGCGCAGAAGATCTCGCCTGGCTTCCTGGTGAAAGTAGCGATGTGGCACCCATTTTACGCAATATGGATTTATTTGTGCTGCCTTCATTGGGTGAAGGCATTTCAAATACCATACTGGAAGCGATGTCCAGCGGGTTGCCCATTATTGCAACACGGGTCGGGGGAAATCCAGAACTGGTGGAAGAAGGGCAGACCGGCGCTTTCATTCCGGTATCAGACCCGGAGAGTTTGGCACAAACCTTGCTTACGTATTATTACAATGACAGTATGTTGAAAACACACGGACAGGCTAGCCGGAAGCGCATTGAATCCCAGTTCAGTATCCCGGCCATGGTTCAGGGTTATCTTGCTGTCTATGAGCAAATTTACAAACCAGCAACAGTTTAA
- the xrtA gene encoding exosortase A, with translation MAATDQPVLSASATGNPAGESGKQWQLAVFLTLLTIAAILYLYKETGLSTVAIWERSETFAHGFLIFPISAYLVWTRRNLLAQLTPHPDYRGLFVIAALGLGWLIADAGSVLVLTQYGLVAMIAATVWTILGPQVARAIAFPLGFLLFAVPAGEFLIPSMMNFTADFVVGALQITGIPVFREGTFFTIPSGQWSVVEGCSGLRYLIASFTLGTLYAYLTFRSTKRRIIFSILSIIVPVFANGMRAYLIVMIAHLSDMTLALGVDHYIYGWVFFGIVMMLLFWIGSFWREDLIAEPEKNITTETPSAPSTTGRNFIITGAVLFIIAAIWPAYATYLDNRPIKTKGLVMSLPDSINGWQKQNVPISNWQPHFVGADSQILQTYKKGENTIELHLFYYRTQRQDAELINSQNYMVQQKHPVWNNVGEEPREVTLDGKKTVVQESLLRSPSTRLIVWSWNNLASTYTIDPYLAKLLLAKARLFGQHDDGAAIIVASQYSDDKEDAAKALQHFILDTLPAIQQSIHNVSEQ, from the coding sequence ATGGCCGCAACTGACCAACCAGTTTTATCAGCTTCTGCTACCGGCAACCCTGCAGGTGAGTCTGGAAAGCAATGGCAACTTGCAGTTTTCCTGACACTGCTCACCATTGCCGCTATTCTCTATCTCTACAAAGAAACAGGATTGTCTACAGTTGCCATCTGGGAAAGGTCCGAAACCTTTGCACATGGCTTCCTTATTTTCCCCATCAGCGCTTATCTCGTTTGGACGCGCCGCAATTTACTTGCCCAATTAACGCCGCATCCGGACTACAGGGGGCTATTCGTTATAGCTGCTCTGGGACTCGGTTGGCTGATTGCAGATGCTGGCAGCGTACTCGTTCTCACCCAATATGGCCTGGTTGCCATGATTGCTGCAACTGTCTGGACAATTCTTGGCCCACAAGTTGCACGCGCCATTGCTTTTCCCCTAGGCTTCCTGCTTTTTGCGGTGCCAGCAGGCGAGTTTCTGATTCCTTCCATGATGAATTTTACGGCGGATTTTGTGGTGGGTGCGTTGCAAATCACCGGCATTCCGGTATTCCGCGAAGGGACATTTTTTACCATCCCCAGCGGCCAATGGTCAGTGGTGGAAGGGTGTAGCGGTCTACGTTACCTCATTGCCTCTTTTACCCTTGGTACTTTGTATGCTTATCTCACTTTCCGGAGCACAAAGCGCAGGATTATTTTTTCTATACTCTCTATAATCGTGCCTGTATTTGCGAATGGAATGCGCGCATACCTGATTGTGATGATTGCCCACTTAAGTGATATGACTCTGGCACTAGGCGTTGATCATTATATTTATGGGTGGGTATTTTTTGGAATAGTCATGATGCTGCTCTTCTGGATTGGCAGTTTCTGGCGTGAAGACCTGATTGCAGAACCAGAAAAAAACATCACAACTGAAACACCCTCTGCGCCTTCAACCACGGGCCGAAACTTTATCATTACCGGTGCCGTTCTCTTCATTATCGCAGCCATATGGCCAGCCTATGCAACTTATCTTGATAACCGGCCAATTAAAACCAAAGGACTGGTCATGTCATTGCCAGATTCCATCAATGGCTGGCAAAAACAAAATGTACCCATATCAAACTGGCAGCCTCACTTCGTTGGTGCTGATTCGCAAATTTTGCAGACATACAAAAAAGGAGAGAACACGATTGAACTTCACCTCTTCTATTATCGTACCCAACGGCAAGATGCTGAACTAATCAATTCCCAGAATTACATGGTCCAGCAAAAGCATCCCGTTTGGAACAATGTCGGTGAAGAACCCCGAGAAGTAACGCTTGACGGCAAAAAAACGGTTGTCCAGGAATCCTTGCTTCGTTCGCCATCTACCCGCTTGATTGTGTGGAGCTGGAACAACTTGGCCAGCACCTACACTATCGACCCTTATCTCGCAAAATTGCTGCTTGCTAAAGCCCGACTGTTTGGACAACATGATGACGGTGCCGCGATTATCGTGGCATCGCAATATAGCGACGACAAAGAAGATGCTGCTAAAGCACTGCAGCATTTCATCCTGGACACGTTACCCGCTATCCAGCAGAGCATCCACAATGTTTCGGAACAATAA
- a CDS encoding TIGR03087 family PEP-CTERM/XrtA system glycosyltransferase, which translates to MAEDLLYLTHRIPYPPNKGDKIRSFHLLKYLSQHYKVHLGTFVDDEDDWQHVDITKSFCSDSCFVRLNPTSAKLHSLSGLLTGQPLTLPYYRNAELQHWVNERLTSQPIMRILVFSSAMAQYVSHANDMRRVIDFVDIDSDKWIQYAKSKHWPLSWLYRREGQYLLRYEREIAKQFDASLFVSSEEATLFKQLAPESAEKTGYFSNGVDADYFSPDREYPNPYSEDEQVLVFTGAMDYWPNVDAVVWFSQEVFPAVLAEFPQARFYIVGSRPTPAVCELSGLPGVTVTGTVEDIRPYLAHAKLAVAPLRIARGLQNKVLEAMAMAKTVVASPQAAEGIDAQPECELLIAGNTSEFNQTIVKILKENLMNKIGTAARSRILTNYIWDSSLAQVEALLTKEPSSNEPAANIKMSHNPSFANPLRENKHGRN; encoded by the coding sequence ATGGCGGAAGACTTGTTATACCTTACACACCGCATACCGTACCCGCCCAACAAGGGCGATAAAATCCGTTCTTTCCATTTGCTCAAATATTTAAGTCAGCACTACAAGGTTCATCTTGGTACTTTTGTGGATGACGAGGATGACTGGCAGCATGTGGATATCACAAAATCATTTTGCAGCGATAGTTGCTTTGTCAGACTCAACCCAACCAGCGCTAAATTGCATAGTCTGTCTGGTCTGTTGACAGGACAGCCTCTGACGCTTCCCTATTATAGAAATGCCGAGCTACAACACTGGGTAAATGAGCGTCTGACCAGTCAGCCGATCATGCGTATTCTGGTTTTTTCATCTGCCATGGCCCAATATGTCAGTCACGCCAATGATATGCGCCGCGTGATTGATTTTGTGGATATTGATTCAGATAAATGGATACAGTACGCCAAAAGCAAGCACTGGCCACTCTCCTGGCTCTACCGGAGAGAAGGGCAATATTTACTCCGCTATGAGCGAGAAATAGCGAAGCAATTTGATGCGTCTTTGTTTGTTTCATCGGAAGAAGCCACTTTATTCAAGCAGCTGGCGCCAGAAAGTGCGGAAAAGACAGGCTATTTCAGTAATGGCGTCGACGCTGACTATTTTTCACCGGATCGTGAATACCCCAACCCTTATTCTGAAGATGAACAAGTACTGGTTTTTACTGGTGCAATGGATTACTGGCCCAATGTAGATGCCGTAGTCTGGTTTTCCCAGGAAGTTTTCCCTGCCGTTCTAGCTGAATTCCCCCAAGCCCGTTTTTATATTGTCGGCTCTCGTCCAACACCCGCTGTTTGTGAATTATCCGGATTACCCGGGGTCACAGTAACCGGCACAGTTGAGGATATAAGGCCCTATCTTGCACATGCAAAACTCGCGGTTGCGCCATTGCGAATTGCAAGAGGATTACAAAACAAAGTGCTTGAGGCCATGGCCATGGCGAAAACGGTTGTCGCTTCTCCGCAAGCGGCAGAAGGAATTGATGCCCAACCGGAATGTGAATTGCTCATTGCGGGCAACACCAGTGAATTTAACCAAACTATTGTGAAAATATTAAAAGAAAATTTAATGAATAAAATCGGTACAGCTGCCCGAAGCAGAATATTGACTAACTATATTTGGGATAGCAGTCTCGCGCAGGTTGAAGCTTTACTTACTAAAGAACCCTCGTCAAATGAGCCCGCTGCAAATATTAAAATGTCGCATAACCCGAGCTTCGCGAACCCCCTTAGAGAAAATAAACATGGCCGCAACTGA
- a CDS encoding FemAB family XrtA/PEP-CTERM system-associated protein: MTHDQTNSPHKSSLQAIPVVRLMQQEDAENWDAFVMSCPEATFFHRSGWKTVIEKAFGHKTHFLLAESEGIILGVLPLAEVKSFLFGHSLSSLPFCVYGGIAATNESARIALDQAAQQLAAKTNVDFLEYRNINTFHADWAGKDLYVTFRKAIDPDVEQNMLNIPRKQRAMVRKGIKNELVSVIDENTDRFFSVFAENVHRHGTPALPKRYFILLKSVFGQDCEVLSITKNGQVVSSVLTFYFRDEVLPYYAGDTLAARDLAANDFKYWELMRRSCERGYKIFDYGRSKRGTGPFDFKRNWGFEPQPLHYEYQLHRAKSVPEHNPLNPKYQLFIKAWQHLPLAVANLIGPHIVKNLG; this comes from the coding sequence ATGACCCATGATCAGACCAATTCACCTCACAAATCCAGCCTACAAGCCATTCCTGTCGTACGATTGATGCAACAGGAAGATGCTGAAAATTGGGATGCCTTCGTGATGTCTTGTCCTGAAGCCACTTTTTTTCACCGCTCAGGATGGAAAACGGTAATTGAAAAAGCATTCGGGCACAAAACACATTTTTTGCTTGCTGAGTCCGAGGGAATAATTCTTGGCGTGTTACCGCTCGCGGAAGTCAAAAGCTTTTTGTTTGGCCACTCACTTTCATCACTACCGTTTTGCGTTTACGGCGGGATTGCTGCAACGAATGAATCTGCTCGGATAGCACTAGATCAGGCCGCACAACAACTCGCGGCAAAAACCAATGTGGATTTTTTGGAATATCGAAATATCAACACATTCCACGCAGATTGGGCTGGCAAGGATTTATATGTCACATTTCGTAAAGCCATTGATCCGGATGTGGAGCAGAACATGCTCAACATTCCCCGCAAGCAAAGGGCTATGGTCCGAAAAGGTATCAAGAACGAATTAGTAAGTGTAATTGACGAAAATACAGATCGTTTTTTTTCGGTATTCGCTGAGAATGTCCACCGCCACGGAACACCGGCATTACCCAAACGATATTTTATATTGTTAAAGTCTGTTTTTGGTCAGGATTGTGAAGTGCTTTCGATCACCAAAAACGGGCAGGTTGTCAGCAGCGTTCTGACATTCTACTTCCGCGATGAAGTATTGCCTTACTACGCAGGTGATACATTAGCGGCTAGAGATCTTGCAGCCAATGATTTTAAATATTGGGAGTTAATGCGGCGGTCGTGTGAGCGTGGCTACAAAATTTTTGATTATGGCCGCAGCAAACGCGGAACGGGCCCTTTTGATTTCAAGAGAAACTGGGGATTTGAGCCGCAACCGTTACATTATGAATATCAGCTCCATCGAGCCAAGAGCGTACCAGAACATAACCCGCTCAACCCTAAATATCAGCTATTTATAAAAGCCTGGCAGCATCTGCCGCTTGCCGTTGCAAATCTGATCGGCCCGCATATTGTGAAAAATTTAGGGTAG
- a CDS encoding XrtA system polysaccharide deacetylase, which produces MIRNAMTIDVEDYFQVSAFAPHIARADWDTLPCRVEKNIDRILALLADHDTHATFFTLGWIAERYPEMVRRIVDNGHELASHGYSHLRASDQNPVEFQYDISRSKKLLEDIAGKPVIGYRAPSFSINQKNFWALDALNEAGYQYSSSIYPIQHDHYGMPDAPRFAFYPRGTDGILELPPTTIAMLGRNLPAAGGGYFRLLPYALSRWCINHVNTEDQQPCMFYFHPWEIDPAQPRQQGISMKTRFRHYVNLDRMESRIAALLKDFEWDRIDRIYLESRE; this is translated from the coding sequence ATGATACGCAATGCCATGACTATCGATGTGGAGGATTATTTTCAAGTCTCCGCTTTTGCGCCACATATCGCCAGGGCTGATTGGGACACGTTACCCTGCCGCGTCGAAAAAAATATTGATCGCATTCTTGCCCTGTTAGCCGACCATGATACCCATGCGACGTTTTTCACGCTGGGCTGGATCGCAGAGCGTTATCCTGAAATGGTGCGTCGAATCGTTGACAATGGGCATGAACTAGCCAGTCACGGCTATAGCCACCTTCGCGCCAGCGATCAAAATCCCGTTGAGTTTCAGTACGATATATCTCGTAGCAAAAAACTCCTTGAAGATATTGCCGGAAAGCCGGTCATTGGCTATCGCGCCCCCAGTTTTTCCATCAATCAAAAAAATTTCTGGGCACTGGATGCACTAAACGAAGCGGGGTATCAATATAGCTCCAGCATCTACCCAATACAACATGACCACTACGGTATGCCCGATGCGCCTCGCTTTGCCTTTTACCCGAGGGGAACTGACGGAATACTGGAACTCCCCCCTACAACTATTGCCATGCTAGGGCGTAACCTGCCTGCTGCGGGGGGTGGGTATTTTCGTTTGTTACCCTATGCGCTATCCCGCTGGTGTATCAATCATGTGAATACAGAAGACCAGCAACCCTGCATGTTCTACTTTCACCCGTGGGAGATAGACCCGGCGCAACCCCGGCAGCAGGGTATCAGTATGAAAACCCGTTTTCGCCATTACGTTAACCTTGACCGTATGGAATCAAGGATTGCCGCGTTGCTAAAAGACTTCGAATGGGATCGCATTGACAGAATTTATCTGGAGTCCCGTGAATGA